A genomic window from Excalfactoria chinensis isolate bCotChi1 chromosome 18, bCotChi1.hap2, whole genome shotgun sequence includes:
- the ARPC5L gene encoding actin-related protein 2/3 complex subunit 5-like protein → MARSTIPSRFRRLDIDQYDENRFVEEPEEAAAAEPDTSPEVEALLRQGEALRALHAALRSAPAQTRSAALKEQAQGTMLRVLTAFKSSEIEQAVNSLDRNGIDLLMKYIYKGFEKPTENSSAILLQWHEKALAVGGLGSIVRVLTARKTV, encoded by the exons ATGGCGCGGAGCACGATCCCGTCCCGCTTCCGCCGCCTCGACATCGATCAGTACGACGAGAACCGCTTCGTGGAGGAGCccgaggaggcggcggcggccgagCCCGACACGAGCCCCGAGGTGGAGGCGCTGCTGAGGCA AGGCGAAGCGCTGCGCGCGCTCCACGCGGCCCTGCGGAGCGCCCCCGCACAGACGCGCAGCGCGGCCCTGAAG GAGCAGGCGCAGGGCACCATGCTCAGAGTCCTCACGGCTTTTAAGAGCAGTGAAATCGAACAAGCGGTGAACTCCTTAGACAGAAATGGCATTGACTTGTTAATGAAGTATATTTATAAAGGATTTGAAAAGCCGACAGAAAATAGCAGTGCAATATTACTCCAATGGCATGAAAAG GCATTAGCAGTAGGTGGACTAGGTTCCATAGTAAGAGTTCTTACAGCAAGAAAGACTGTTTAA